From Patulibacter sp. SYSU D01012:
CGCCCTCGGTCATCAGGCGGCGCAGCAGCCACCCCTCCTCGTTCGTCGTGCCGGTGCCGGCGAGCGCGCCGACGCGGCCCTCCGCGCCGAGGAGGATGTCGGTCGCGGCCTGGACGGCCTGCTCCCAGCTGGCCGGGACGAGCTCGCCCTCGGCGGAGCGCACGAGCGGCGTGGAGACGCGCTCGTCGACGTACGTCGACTGGTACGCGAAGCGGCCGCGGTCGCAGATCCAGCCGTCGTCGACCTCGTCGTTCTGGCGGGACAGCACGCGCACGACGCGGTCGTCGCGCACGGTGTAGGAGACGTTGCACTGCCCGGGGCACAGCGTGCAGACCGAGCCGGACTGCTCGATGTCCCACGGACGGGCGCGGAAGCGGTAGGCCTGGCTCGTCAGCGCGCCGACGGGGCACAGCTCCATGATGTTGCCCGAGAACGGGGCGACGTACGGGTGGCCGTCGAAGGTGCCGACGAACGTCGCGGCGCCGCGCTCGTGCAGCACGAGCTGGTAGTCCTCGGCGACCTCCTGCGAGAAGCGCACGCAGCGGTAGCAGAGGATGCAGCGCTCGCGGTCGATCGCGATGAGCGGCGACAGCTCGACCGGCTTCTGGAAGTGGCGCTTGGGCTCGACGAAGCGGGACTCGCCGCGCCCCCAGCCGAAGGAGATGTCCTGCAGCGGGCACTCGCCGCCCTTGTCGCAGACCGGGCAGTCGAGCGGGTGGTTGAGGAGCAGGAACTCCACCACCGACTCCTGCGCGGCCTTCACGCGCGGGCTCTCCGTGTTGACGACCATGCCGTCGCGCACGGGCGTCGAGCAGGCGGTCTGGAGCTTCGGGATGCCCTCCACCTCGACGAGGCACATGCGGCACGCGCCCACCGGGGCGCCGAGCTTCGGCTCATAGCAGAAGACCGGGATGTCGACGTCGCCGAGCTTCGCGGCGTCGGCGAGCAGCGTCCCCGCCGGCGCCTCGACCTCGCGGCCGTCGACGGTGAAGGTGATCGTTTCGAGTTCGGGCCTAGGCATCAGCGGTACGACGCGGTCGCGCCGATCCCCTCCAGGACGGGCCCCGTGGCCTCGAGCTCGGCGAGCAGGCGCGCCTCGTTGGCGGCGCGGGCCTGCTCGATGTGAGCCTCGAAGTGGGGGCGGAACTTGGTGACCATGGACGCGACGGGCATGGCCATCGCGTCGCCGAGCACGCACAGGCAGTTGCCCATGATCTGGTCGCACACGGAGCTGATGACGTCCAGGTCCATGGGCGTGGCCTCGCCGGACTGGATGCGCTTGAGCATCTTCGTCGTCCAGTTCGTGCCCTCGCGGCAGGGCGTGCACTTGCCGCAGCTCTCGTGCTTGTAGAAGCTCGCCGTCTTCACGGCGATGTCGACGACCGAGTTGGAGTCGTCGGCCACGATGATCGCGCCGGAGCCGAGCATCGTCTTCGCGCCCGCGAGCGAGTCGTAGTCGTACGGCAGGTCCAGGTCGTCCTTCGTCAGGACGGGCGAGGACGAGCCGCCGGGGAACCACAGGAGGACCTCGCGGTCGTCCGTGATGCCGCCGGCCAGGCCGTAGATGATGTCGCGCCCGGTCATGCCGAGCTCGATCTCGTAGTTGCCCGGGCGCTTGACGTTGCCCGAGACCGAGATCAGCTTGGTGCCCGACGACTTCTCCACGCCCATCGCGGCGTACGCCTCGGCGCCGACGCGCAGGATGTACGGGATCGCGGTGAGCGTCTCGACGTTGTTCAGGAGGGTGGGGCCCTGGTACAGGCCCTGGTTCGCCGGGAACGGCGGCTTCAGGCGCGGGTTGCCGCGACGGCCCTCGAGGGCGTCGAGCAGGCCGGTCTCCTCGCCGCAGATGTAGGCGCCCGCGCCGCGGTGCACCCACATGTCCAGCTCCATGCCGCGGCCCAGGACGTTCGGGCCGATCAGCCCAGCCTCCTTGGCCTCGGCCAGCGCGGCCTCCAGGATCTCCGCCTGCTGGACGTACTCGCCGCGGATGAAGATGAAGGCCTTGTTCGCGCCGACCGCGTAGGCGGCGATGATCATGCCCTCGATGAGGCTGTGCGGGTTCTTCTGGATCAGCTCGCGATCCTTGAAGGTGCCCGGCTCGGACTCGTCCGCGTTGCAGACGAGGTACTTGTCCATCTTGCCCTGCGGGATGAAGGAGGCCTTCATGCCCGTCGGGAAGCCGGCGCCGCCGCGGCCGCGCAGGCCGGAGTCCTTCAGCGCCGTGACGATGGAGTCGCGGGCCATGGCGAGCGCCTGCTCGGCCATCTGGTAGCCGCCGCGCCGCCGGTACACCTCGAGGGTGTTCAGGCCCGGCTCGTCGATGTTCTCGAACAGCAGGTGGTTCATGCCGCCCCTCCGGGCTGCGTGGGGGCGTCGCCCGCACCGTCGTACCGGACGGGATCCAGCGTCCCCGTCTCGGTCGACGCGCGCACGACGTCGTCGGTGTTCGCGGCCGCGTCGGCGACGCGGCGGCGCACGAGCTGCTTGCCGGGCAGCGGCTCGGCGCCGGACAGGATCTGCTCCGCCAGCTCGACGACCTCGTGGTCCTCGACCGGCCCGACGTACACGCCGTCGATCGACGCCATCGGGGCGATGTCGCAGGCGCCGAGGCACTCGAAGCCGCGGATGTTCACGTCCGGGTCGTCCCCGACGCGCGCCTCCAGCGCGGCCAGCAGCTCGTCGCCGCCGCGCAGGGAGCAGGAGATGTTCGTGCAGACGTAGACGGTCTTGCGGCCGACCGGCTTCGTCTCGAGCATGTCGTAGAAGCCGGCGACGGCCGTCAGGTACGCCGGGGTCAGCCGCATGACGCACGCGACCTGCTCGATCGCGGTCGGCGAGCACCAGCCGTGGACCTTCTGCGCGGCGGCGAGGGCCGGGATGGCGGCGGAGCGGAAGTCCGGGTACCGGGACATGTAGTCCTCGATCTCGGCGCGCAGCGCGTCGGGCACCTCGACGACGGCGGGGTCGGGGATGCCGGCCGGGTCCTTCGTCGGGTCGGTCGCCTCGTGCAGGCCCGGGGTGCGCAGGCCGTGCGCGAAGCGCGGCACGTCGCGGTGCAGGACCTCCGGGTCCGCTTCGGGCGACAGCGCGCGCGGCGGGCCCGCGGGGCGCTCCTCGCCGTGGCGGACGGCCTCGCGGTCCAGCGGCCCCAGCGGGTCGCGGCGGATGAAGCGCATCATCGGTCGACGCCTCCGAGCAGCGGGTCCATGCAGGCCAGCGTGGCGATCAGGTCGGCGATGTACTCGCCGTTGGCCATGTCGCCCAGGGACTGCAGGTTGATGAACGAGGGGTCGCGCATGTGCACGCGCGCCGGCTTGCTCGAGCCGTCCGAGCGGACGAAGCAGCCGAGCTCGCCGCGCGGGCCCTCGATGGGGTAGTACGCCTCGCCCTCGGGGACGCGCATGCCCTCGGTGACGAGCTTGAAGTGGTGGATCAGCGCCTCCATCGAGGTCGCCAGCTCGTGGCGCGGCGGCAGCGCGACCTTGCGATCGGCCGTCACCCACGGGCCCTCGGGCAGGCCGTCGATGGCCTGCTGGATGATCTTCACCGACTCGCGCATCTCGTTCACGCGGACGAGGTAGCGGTCGTAGTTGTCGCCGGTGGTGCCGACGGGGATCTTGAAGGCGAAGTCGTCGTACGACGAGTACGGCTGGGCCTTGCGCAGGTCCCACGGCACGCCGGCGGCGCGCAGCAGCGGCCCGGTGACGCCCTTGGCCATCAGCGTCTCGGCGTCGGCGACGCCGGTGTGCTTCATGCGCCGCAGGAAGATCTCGTTCTTCGAGAGCAGCGCCTCGTACTGGTCGATGCGGCTCGGCATCTCGGTGACGAAGCGGCGGAGCTTCGTCTCCCAGCCGGCGGGGATGTCGTCCGCGACGCCGCCGATCTGGATGTACCGCGGGTGCACGCGCTGGCCACCGGAGTACTCGAACAGGTCGAGGATGGTCTCGCGCTCGCGGAAGCCGTACCAGAGCATCGACATCGCGCCGATGTCGAGCATCGTGGTGCCGATCCACACCAGGTGGCTCATCAGGCGGTTGAGCTCGAGGTGGATGACGCGCAGGTACTGGGCGCGCTTGGGCACGTCGACGCCGAGCAGGTCCTCGACGGCGCCGCAGTACGCCATGGCGTTGAAGTAGTACGCCAGGTAGTCCATCCGCTCCACGATCGGAACGGTCTTCCAGTACGTCTTGTCCTCGGCCGTCTTCTCGATGCCGGTGTGGAGGTAGCCCACGATCGGCTTGACGTCGCGGACGACCTCGCCCTCGAGCGTGGTCAGCAGGCGCAGCACCCCGTGCGTCGACGGGTGGTGCGGCCCCATGTTGATCGTGAGGAGCTCGGCCTCGTCCTGCTCGGCGACCGTGCCCATCTGGGTGGAGAAGTCGATCGACTCCTCCCCCGCGCGGTAGTCGCGGGAGCGCTGCTCCCAGCGGTCGCCCGTGTTGTCGGGCGTCCCGCCGGAGCCGCTCTCCTTCGGGTCCGCGGTCGAGGTCAGCGTGCCGCCGGGCTCGCCGCCCAGCTGGTCGGCGACGTTCGCGCCGCGCTCGCGCTCGGTCGTGGACGCCGGCGCGTCGTGCTCGCGGGGGGCGGCGCCGGCGCTGCCGTCCTCGGGGACGGGGCCGTCGCGGCGCTCGTCGGGGGTTCGCTCGTCGGTCACTTCCACCACCCGGGGTTGTCGCCCTCGTTGCCCGTGAAGAGGACCGGCTCGCCGCCGATCGGGAAGTCCCGCCGCTGCGGGTGGCCGATGTAGTCCTCGGGCAGGAGGATGCGGCGCAGGTCGGGGTGCCCGTCGAAGATCACGCCGAACATGTCGTAGACCTCGCGCTCCTGGAAGGACGCGGTCGGCCAGCGGTCCGTCACGGACGGCACGTGCGGGTCGTCGAGCGGCACGCGCACCTTGACGGTCACGCGGTCCTGCTCCTGCATGGAGAGCAGCTCGTAGGCGACGCCGAAGCGCGGCTCCTGCGGGAAGTAGTCCACGCCGTGGAGCGACATGAGCATCGTGTAGCCCTCGGCGCGGAGGCGCTCGAGGACGTCGACGACCGTCTCTGGGCGGACGTGGAGCTCGGCGCGACGGGCGCGCACGACGGTGCCGAGGACGACCTCGTCGCCCCCCACCACGCCGGCGAGCCGCTGCAGGCCGTCGGTATCAGGCACGCGAGGCCTCGCGGGCGCGCAGGACCTCGTCGCGACGACGCGCCTCCTCGGCGCGCGTCTCGAGCTCGTCCATGCTCCACGGCTTCGGACGCTCCTCCGTGCCGTTCGCGCCGTAGCGGTCGCGCCAGCCCATGTCGGGGTCGCCGAGCACCATCTCGCGCAGCTTGAGGATCCCGTACATCAGGGACTCCGTCCGCGGCGGGCAGCCGGGGACGTGGACGTCGACCGGCAGGAACTTGTCCGCCGGCACGATCGCGTAGTTGTTGAAGACGCCCATCGACGACGAGCAGGCGCCCATCGCGATCGCGTACTTCGGCTCGAGCATCTGGTCGTAGATGCGCCGGACGACCGGCGCCATCTTCATCGACACGCGGCCGGCCAGGATGATCAGGTCCGCCTGGCGCGGCGTGCCGCGCATCGCCTCGGCGCCGAAGCGCGAGATGTCCATGCGCGCCGCCTGCAGGCCGATCATGTCGATCGAGCAGCAGGCCAGGCCGAAGGTCAGGGGGAAGAACGAGTTGCCGGCGGCCCAGCGGGCGGCCTTGTCCAGGGTCGTCGTGACGACGTTCTCGCGGACGTACTCCTCGAGGTCGGCGCCCTCGAGCTCGCCGCGGAGCATGTCGCGGGCCCGGAGCTGGCGGGCGCGGAACGCCGCCTTGTCGTCGTCGCCGGCCGGCGCCACCTGCGCGCCGCTGCCGTGTCGGATCACTTCCATTCGAGGGCTCCCCTCCGCCACACGTAGATGAGCGCGATGAAGAGCAGCACGATGAACACGGCCGTCTCGATCAGCGCGAAGGTGCCAAAGGCCTGCAGCTCCACCGCGATCGGGTAGAGGAAGACCACCTCGATGTCGAACAGCAGGAAGAGCATCGCGATCAGGTAGAAGCTGATCCCGAAGCGGAAGCCCTGCTGGACCTCCGAGGGGAGCCCGCACTCGTAGGCGTCCTCGGCCATCTTCGTCGGGCGCCGTTTGTAGCGCGGCCCGAGCCAGCTGTTCGCGGCGACGAAGAGCGCCGCAACGCCGGTCGACAGCACGAGGAAGATCAGGAGCGGCAGATAGGACCCAAGCACCACGTCCGGTTGTAGCAGTTCGCCGGGAGCCCGATCGGCGTTCGGCATCCCTTACTTCCTGGGGTTTCGTGCCGGTCCGCACGATGTCGCGCAGGCCCCTCGTGACGCCCGGCACGAGGGGCGGTGGCCCGTGCCACGAAGCGGGCCCGACGCCGCTCCCCGGCCGGGGCCGTGGCACCATCCGCCGCCATGGCCTCCGCCGCGCTCATCGTCTCGCTCGTCGTCGCCGCCGTCGCGCTGGCCGGCGGCGCGTGGGGCGCGTGGCTGTGGTGGCGCTTCGACGCCCGCTCGTCGTACTGGATCGCGGTGCGCGCCTCGCAGGTCGGGGCCCTCGCCCTGGCCCTGCTCGCGGGCGCGGTCTGGCTGTGGGGCGGCGAGCCGGACAACTGGCTGTTCTGGCTCTACGCCCTGCTTCCCGTGGCGATCTCGCTCGTCGCCGAGCAGCTGCGGATCGTCGCGGCCGAGCAGGTCCTCGAGCGCCGCGGCCTCGACGGCGCCGCCGACGTGGCGAAGCTCGACGAGGCCGGCCAGCGCGGGGTCGTCCGCGAGATCGTGCGGCGCGAGATCGGCGTCATGGCCGTCGCCGCCCTCGTCATCGCCTTCCTCGCGCTGCGCGTCGCGGTCGAGCGCGGCGGGCTGTAGGGCGTGGCCGGGCAGGGCTCGAGCCGGGCACCGCCGGCGCGACTCGGCCGCGCCCTCGGGCACTGAAGGAGGGGCGGACGCATCAGCGGGAGTGGTAGCGAACGGCACGAACCCCCCGAATGGGGGCTGTTCGCCCGGGCGCGGTCGCCGGTGGACGGGTTGCGGCGGCGGACGGCGTCCGCCGGGCAAGGGGGGGTGGGCCGGCGGAGGCGGCGGCAAGGCCGGGCGCCCGAGGGCCGGCGGCGTTGGCGGGTGGCGGCCGTCGGCTTGCGGAGGGGCCGCGTCCGCGGGGCGGCGGGGTATCGATGGGCGGGGTGAAGTGCGGTGAGGCTGGTTCGACTCGTCGGTGAGGCGGATCGCGCGGTTGAGGCGGATCGCCGCTGCTCTTCCGCCGCAATCCGCCTCGCCCGCGCTCCGCGCCTCGGCCGGACACTGAAGCCGCCTCACCCGACAGCACCACTTCGTCCGTCGGTGCCGCCTCGCCCTGGATGCCGCCTCGCCCGTCGCTGCGCCGGCCCGCGCGTCGATGCCGCCCTGCCCGTTCGCACGGTCCCGGCCGTCGTTCCCGGCCCCCGTCGGTGCGGTCTCACCCGTCGGCGCGTCCGCACCCGTCGGCGTCGACCCACTCACGGCACCGCCAGGGTGGGACGCGATCTCGCCCGGCCGGTCCGCCGAGGGCTCGACACCGGGGCCAGGCGCGTGCGCGTCGCACGCGGGAGACGTACAGGCGCCCCCGACACCGGCCTGATGGTTGCCGCCGTCAAAGACCAGTCGCGGGCATCAAGTGCAGATGCGAGTGGGTCTTCGCGGCCGGTGCCGGGGGGCGATACGGGCTTTCGCCCCCCGCGCGCGGCCTCCTTCCCGCTCTGCGAAAAAGTTCGGCGGGTGGGGCGCACGCCTCGACGGCGGACGACTGGTCTAGGATCATCGCGTCATGCAGCGTCGAGTCCTCACGACCCTGGGTGCCCTGGCGGCAGCTCTCGCTCTCGCCTCCTGTGGCTCCGAGTCGGTCCAGACCAACATCGACAACGGACCACTGAAGGGCGAGAAGAACCCGACCGTCCTGAAGGGCGCGAACATCTTCGCCGAGCGCTGCTCGGGCTGCCACACGCTGGCCGTCGCCGGCACGCAGGGCGGCGCCTACCACATCAAGGACCGTGAGCGGACGGACGGTCCGAACTTCGACCTGCGCGCCGAGACGACGGGCTCCGTCCTCTACGCCCTGCGCAACGGCGGCTTCTCCGGCGCGATCATGCCGGCGAACATCGCGGTCGGCGCCGACGCCGAGGCCGTCGCCGCGTTCCTCTGCAAGTACTCCGGCCTGAAGGCCGAGGCGCCCTCGAGCCCCGAGGTCGCGAAGACGCCGGCGCAGCGCTGCGCCGAGCGGGGCCCCGTCGCCGCCGGCGGCTCGGGCGCCCGCCGCTAGGCCCACCGGCCACCGACACTGCATCCGAGGGGCGGCGCGAGCCGCCCCTCGTCGTTCTCGGGGCCGCGGCGTGTTCTGGCTCGGGTCCGTCATCCGGCCCTGGGGCGAGCGGGTCCCGTCGGCGCGGCGTGTTCCGGCTCGGGTCCGCTATCCGGCCCTGGGGCGGAACGGGTCCCGTCGGCGCGGCGTGTTCCGGCTCGGGTCCGCCATCCGGCCCTGAGGCGGAACGGGTCCCGTCGGCGCGGCGTGTTCCGGCTCGGGTCCGCCATCCGGCCCTGAGGCGGAACGGGTCCCGTCGGCGCCACGTGTTCCGGCTCGGGTCCGCTCTCCGGCCCTCAGCCGGAACTGGTCCCGCCGGCCCGGCGTGTTCCGGCTCGGGGCCGCTCTCCGGCCCTGAGGCGGAACGGGTCCCGTCGGCGCCACGTGTTCCGGCTCCGGTCCGCTGTCCGGCCCTCAGCCGGAACTGGTCCCGCCGGCCCGGCGTGTTCCGGCTCGGGTCCGCTATCCGGCCCTGAGGCGGAACGGAGTCGGACCGCGCCACGTGTTCCGGCTCGGGTCCGCCATCCGGCCCTCAGCCGGGATGGGGCCCGCCGGCCCGGCGTGTTCCGGCTCGGGGCCGCTCTCCGGCCCTGAGGCGGAACGGGTCCCGTCGGCGCCACGTGTTCCGGCTCGGGGCCGCTCTCCGGCCCTGAGCCGGAACGGGTCCCGCCGGCCCCACGTGTTCCGGCTCCGGTCCGCTATCCGGTTCTCAGCCGGAACGGAGCCCGCCGGCCCCACGTGTTCCGGCTCCGGTCCGCCATCCGGCCCTCAGCCGGAACAGGTCCCGCCCCGCCCGCCCGGCCCCGCCGCCCCGCCCGGCCGACCCCCGCCCGGCCCGCGCGCCGTCCCTACCCCCGCCGGGCGATCTCGAACGCCACGAGCGTCGTCGCACACGCCACGTTGAGCGACTCGACGTCGCCCGGCATCGGGACCGCCGTCCAGGTGTGCGCGTAGGCGTTCGCCTCGGCGGACGCGCCGTCGTGCTCGCCGCCGACGAGGAACGCCACGCGGTCCGGCAGCTCCAGGTCCCACAGGGACGTCTCCGCGCCCGCGTCGAGGCCGACGATCACGAAGCCCGCGTCGGTCAGGTCGGAGAGCGCCGCCGGTGCGTCGGCCGCGCGCAGGATCGGCGCCCGCCAGGCGGTGCCCGCCGACGCCTTGACCACCTGGGGGCTGAGCGCCGCGGTGCCCTTGCGCGGCAGCACCACGCCGTCGACGCCGGCGGCGGTGGCCGAGCGCAGGATCAGGCCGAGGTTGGCGGGCGTCGTCACCCCGTCGACGACCAGCAGCCGCTGACGGCGGGACGGGTCGCGCGCCAGCGCCTGCAGGCGCTCGCTCAGCGGCTCCATCGCGGGCGCGACGACGTCGGCCACGACGCCCTGGTCCTGTCGGCCGTTGCCCGAGATCAGCGACACGCGGTGCGGCTTCTCCCGCCGCAGCTCGACGCCGGCCGCCCGCGCGGCCTTCGAGACCTCCCCCACCACCGCGCCGCCCGCCTCGGACACCGTCACGCCCGCGACCTCGAGCGCCGGGTCGGCGAGCGCCTCGAGCACCGCGCGGCGGCCGTAGACGGTGATGCAGCGGTCG
This genomic window contains:
- the nuoF gene encoding NADH-quinone oxidoreductase subunit NuoF, which produces MNHLLFENIDEPGLNTLEVYRRRGGYQMAEQALAMARDSIVTALKDSGLRGRGGAGFPTGMKASFIPQGKMDKYLVCNADESEPGTFKDRELIQKNPHSLIEGMIIAAYAVGANKAFIFIRGEYVQQAEILEAALAEAKEAGLIGPNVLGRGMELDMWVHRGAGAYICGEETGLLDALEGRRGNPRLKPPFPANQGLYQGPTLLNNVETLTAIPYILRVGAEAYAAMGVEKSSGTKLISVSGNVKRPGNYEIELGMTGRDIIYGLAGGITDDREVLLWFPGGSSSPVLTKDDLDLPYDYDSLAGAKTMLGSGAIIVADDSNSVVDIAVKTASFYKHESCGKCTPCREGTNWTTKMLKRIQSGEATPMDLDVISSVCDQIMGNCLCVLGDAMAMPVASMVTKFRPHFEAHIEQARAANEARLLAELEATGPVLEGIGATASYR
- a CDS encoding NADH-quinone oxidoreductase subunit C, with the protein product MPDTDGLQRLAGVVGGDEVVLGTVVRARRAELHVRPETVVDVLERLRAEGYTMLMSLHGVDYFPQEPRFGVAYELLSMQEQDRVTVKVRVPLDDPHVPSVTDRWPTASFQEREVYDMFGVIFDGHPDLRRILLPEDYIGHPQRRDFPIGGEPVLFTGNEGDNPGWWK
- the nuoB gene encoding NADH-quinone oxidoreductase subunit NuoB: MEVIRHGSGAQVAPAGDDDKAAFRARQLRARDMLRGELEGADLEEYVRENVVTTTLDKAARWAAGNSFFPLTFGLACCSIDMIGLQAARMDISRFGAEAMRGTPRQADLIILAGRVSMKMAPVVRRIYDQMLEPKYAIAMGACSSSMGVFNNYAIVPADKFLPVDVHVPGCPPRTESLMYGILKLREMVLGDPDMGWRDRYGANGTEERPKPWSMDELETRAEEARRRDEVLRAREASRA
- the ndhC gene encoding NADH-quinone oxidoreductase subunit A, translated to MLGSYLPLLIFLVLSTGVAALFVAANSWLGPRYKRRPTKMAEDAYECGLPSEVQQGFRFGISFYLIAMLFLLFDIEVVFLYPIAVELQAFGTFALIETAVFIVLLFIALIYVWRRGALEWK
- a CDS encoding c-type cytochrome — encoded protein: MQRRVLTTLGALAAALALASCGSESVQTNIDNGPLKGEKNPTVLKGANIFAERCSGCHTLAVAGTQGGAYHIKDRERTDGPNFDLRAETTGSVLYALRNGGFSGAIMPANIAVGADAEAVAAFLCKYSGLKAEAPSSPEVAKTPAQRCAERGPVAAGGSGARR
- a CDS encoding RNA methyltransferase; amino-acid sequence: MAPSLDPRERRDRCITVYGRRAVLEALADPALEVAGVTVSEAGGAVVGEVSKAARAAGVELRREKPHRVSLISGNGRQDQGVVADVVAPAMEPLSERLQALARDPSRRQRLLVVDGVTTPANLGLILRSATAAGVDGVVLPRKGTAALSPQVVKASAGTAWRAPILRAADAPAALSDLTDAGFVIVGLDAGAETSLWDLELPDRVAFLVGGEHDGASAEANAYAHTWTAVPMPGDVESLNVACATTLVAFEIARRG
- the nuoD gene encoding NADH dehydrogenase (quinone) subunit D; translation: MGTVAEQDEAELLTINMGPHHPSTHGVLRLLTTLEGEVVRDVKPIVGYLHTGIEKTAEDKTYWKTVPIVERMDYLAYYFNAMAYCGAVEDLLGVDVPKRAQYLRVIHLELNRLMSHLVWIGTTMLDIGAMSMLWYGFRERETILDLFEYSGGQRVHPRYIQIGGVADDIPAGWETKLRRFVTEMPSRIDQYEALLSKNEIFLRRMKHTGVADAETLMAKGVTGPLLRAAGVPWDLRKAQPYSSYDDFAFKIPVGTTGDNYDRYLVRVNEMRESVKIIQQAIDGLPEGPWVTADRKVALPPRHELATSMEALIHHFKLVTEGMRVPEGEAYYPIEGPRGELGCFVRSDGSSKPARVHMRDPSFINLQSLGDMANGEYIADLIATLACMDPLLGGVDR
- a CDS encoding NAD(P)H-dependent oxidoreductase subunit E — its product is MMRFIRRDPLGPLDREAVRHGEERPAGPPRALSPEADPEVLHRDVPRFAHGLRTPGLHEATDPTKDPAGIPDPAVVEVPDALRAEIEDYMSRYPDFRSAAIPALAAAQKVHGWCSPTAIEQVACVMRLTPAYLTAVAGFYDMLETKPVGRKTVYVCTNISCSLRGGDELLAALEARVGDDPDVNIRGFECLGACDIAPMASIDGVYVGPVEDHEVVELAEQILSGAEPLPGKQLVRRRVADAAANTDDVVRASTETGTLDPVRYDGAGDAPTQPGGAA